The following proteins are co-located in the Rheinheimera salexigens genome:
- a CDS encoding sigma-70 family RNA polymerase sigma factor, producing MLNLASMPRHDEAHYSQWSSPAGMTEQVSWEQTLASIGLQRNKAAYALLFAHFAPRLKAFGIKLFGNEQQALEMVQDTMLNVWQKAALFDASRGAASTWIFTIARNVRFDMLRKKQRRKDDISADDLWFDGEYPEVELEQSDYHWDITLLLDKLAPHFAQLPPAQSEVITKVYLEEKTHQEVSDELSIPLGTVKSRLRLALDRLKEAFDGSHN from the coding sequence ATGTTGAACCTAGCTAGCATGCCAAGGCATGATGAAGCTCACTATTCACAGTGGAGCTCACCCGCCGGAATGACAGAACAGGTTAGTTGGGAACAAACATTAGCGTCAATTGGCTTACAGCGAAACAAAGCGGCCTATGCATTATTATTTGCCCATTTTGCCCCAAGATTAAAAGCCTTTGGTATCAAACTGTTTGGTAACGAGCAACAAGCGCTAGAAATGGTGCAAGATACCATGCTGAATGTTTGGCAAAAAGCCGCCTTATTTGATGCCTCAAGAGGGGCCGCTTCAACGTGGATATTTACTATCGCCCGTAATGTTCGTTTTGATATGTTACGCAAAAAACAACGGCGTAAAGATGATATTAGCGCGGATGATTTATGGTTTGATGGCGAGTATCCTGAGGTAGAGCTGGAACAAAGTGATTATCATTGGGATATAACCTTATTACTGGATAAGTTAGCCCCACATTTTGCCCAATTGCCCCCCGCGCAAAGTGAGGTAATCACTAAAGTGTATTTAGAAGAAAAAACCCATCAAGAAGTATCAGATGAATTATCGATCCCACTTGGTACCGTTAAGTCACGGTTACGGCTTGCATTAGACAGACTAAAAGAGGCTTTTGATGGCTCACATAATTAA
- a CDS encoding S9 family peptidase, whose translation MKLVFKSTLSIALCSLLLAAPTQAKKAEPQTYNIEPVSVATVFKADPSIKLTLEQIMADPDWLGRQPERAFWSADSKTVYYQRKQQGNENRDWFVRPLAGTDNGQLLPLQQAHTMGAANAVYNQDRSLQAYIFADNLFIRDMNKGTLQQLTQDSAKQSSPQFLLDGRLAYRQGWQFFAVNLATGLRSELANLKTEKAPEAPEVAKGYLAQEQHKLITYVALSHKNKLDRHQADIQLQQHNSTLSPQPIYLGKDLQIVEASLSPAADYILLSARKKTKRNDKDIMPNYITANGDVAAQQVRARVNDVSPEPQRLWLIDLSSGERTELSYTTLPGYNEDVLASVKAENAKAKGEKYKSEKVIRDIGLMNDWYWSQGAIRWHASGEQVAVMLKAFDNKDRWLATVDLKKQRLIPQHRLHDTAWVNYAFNDFGWLNNSQALYYLSEESGYAHLYLKSLTGKAKKLTKGTFEVSDPTLTQDDNYIYFKANMAHPGQYEVYRANLTNNAIEQVTHLVGSTDFSLSPDETKLLLRHSTNLLPEELYVADATPAKQVTRLTDTVSEQFKALPLVAPTIVAVKSSHQAQPIFSKVYQAAENTAAKNNVNTNEKRRAVIFNHGAGYLQNSDLGWSGYFREFLFHNLLVQHGYVVMDMDYRASKGYGRDWRAAIYRHMGKPEIDDLADGVDWLVQNANVDRQRIGTYGGSYGGFMTFMALFTQPDLFQAGAALRPVTDWAYYNQPYTSNILNTPSIDPIAFERSSPIYFSQGLTKPLLINAPMVDDNVFFQDSVRLVQRLIEQENPNFEIALYPVEAHGFRQPSSWLDEYRRIFKLFEQNL comes from the coding sequence ATGAAACTTGTATTTAAATCTACACTGAGTATTGCGCTCTGTAGTTTATTGCTGGCTGCACCAACACAAGCAAAAAAAGCAGAGCCACAAACTTACAATATTGAACCGGTAAGTGTTGCCACCGTATTTAAAGCGGACCCTAGTATTAAATTAACTTTAGAACAAATAATGGCTGATCCAGATTGGTTAGGGCGTCAGCCTGAGCGAGCATTTTGGTCGGCAGATAGCAAAACGGTTTATTATCAACGTAAACAGCAAGGTAATGAAAACCGAGACTGGTTTGTGCGACCTTTGGCGGGCACAGATAATGGCCAATTACTACCATTACAGCAAGCTCATACTATGGGTGCGGCCAATGCGGTTTATAACCAAGACCGCAGCTTACAAGCGTATATTTTTGCTGATAATTTATTTATCCGTGATATGAATAAGGGTACGTTACAGCAATTAACCCAAGACAGCGCCAAACAAAGTTCGCCGCAGTTTTTACTTGATGGTCGGTTGGCCTATCGTCAAGGTTGGCAATTTTTCGCCGTTAATTTAGCCACAGGTTTACGTAGTGAATTAGCTAATTTAAAAACTGAAAAAGCGCCAGAAGCACCTGAAGTAGCTAAAGGCTACTTAGCGCAAGAACAGCATAAACTTATTACGTATGTCGCGTTAAGTCATAAAAATAAACTTGATCGCCATCAAGCCGACATTCAGCTACAACAACACAATAGTACGCTTAGCCCGCAGCCCATTTATTTAGGTAAAGATCTACAAATTGTTGAAGCAAGTTTATCGCCAGCTGCCGACTATATTCTGTTATCTGCGCGTAAAAAAACCAAGCGCAACGATAAAGACATTATGCCTAACTATATAACGGCGAATGGTGATGTTGCTGCTCAGCAAGTTAGAGCCCGGGTTAATGATGTTAGCCCTGAGCCACAGCGCTTATGGTTAATCGATTTAAGCAGCGGTGAGCGCACCGAGCTTAGCTATACTACTTTACCGGGTTACAATGAAGATGTTTTAGCCAGTGTTAAAGCAGAAAACGCAAAAGCTAAAGGCGAAAAATATAAAAGCGAAAAAGTCATTCGTGATATTGGTTTAATGAACGACTGGTATTGGAGCCAAGGCGCTATTCGCTGGCATGCGTCAGGTGAGCAGGTCGCCGTGATGTTAAAGGCGTTTGATAATAAAGACCGTTGGTTAGCCACAGTTGATCTGAAAAAACAGCGTTTAATTCCGCAACATCGCTTACATGATACTGCTTGGGTAAATTATGCGTTTAATGACTTTGGTTGGCTGAATAATAGCCAAGCCTTGTATTATTTATCTGAAGAGTCAGGTTATGCCCATTTATATCTGAAAAGCTTAACCGGTAAAGCGAAAAAACTTACCAAAGGTACCTTTGAAGTTAGTGATCCGACATTAACCCAAGATGATAACTATATTTACTTTAAAGCCAATATGGCGCACCCAGGTCAATATGAAGTTTATCGGGCTAACTTAACTAATAATGCCATTGAGCAAGTTACCCATTTAGTTGGTAGCACTGACTTTAGCTTGTCGCCGGATGAAACCAAGTTATTATTGCGCCACTCAACTAACTTATTGCCAGAAGAACTGTATGTTGCAGATGCAACTCCAGCCAAACAAGTTACTCGGTTAACCGACACCGTGTCTGAGCAATTTAAAGCATTGCCGTTAGTGGCACCGACAATAGTAGCAGTTAAATCCTCCCATCAAGCGCAGCCAATCTTTAGCAAGGTGTACCAAGCGGCCGAAAATACCGCGGCGAAAAATAATGTAAATACTAACGAGAAACGGCGTGCGGTTATTTTTAATCATGGTGCCGGCTATTTACAAAATAGTGATTTAGGTTGGTCTGGCTATTTCCGTGAGTTTTTATTCCATAACTTATTAGTGCAACATGGCTATGTGGTAATGGATATGGACTACCGTGCCTCTAAGGGCTATGGTCGCGACTGGCGTGCGGCTATTTATCGGCATATGGGTAAGCCAGAAATAGATGACTTAGCCGATGGCGTAGATTGGTTAGTACAAAATGCTAATGTTGATCGGCAGCGTATTGGTACTTATGGCGGTTCATACGGTGGCTTTATGACATTTATGGCGTTATTTACCCAACCCGATTTATTCCAAGCGGGTGCTGCACTGCGGCCTGTAACAGACTGGGCTTATTATAATCAGCCGTATACTTCTAATATCTTAAATACGCCAAGTATTGATCCTATTGCGTTTGAACGCAGTTCGCCCATTTACTTTAGCCAAGGTTTAACCAAGCCATTATTAATTAATGCGCCTATGGTGGATGATAATGTGTTTTTTCAAGACAGCGTGCGTTTAGTACAGCGCTTAATTGAACAAGAAAACCCTAACTTTGAAATTGCGCTTTATCCCGTTGAAGCTCATGGCTTTAGACAGCCTAGCAGCTGGTTAGACGAATATCGCCGGATCTTTAAGTTATTTGAACAAAACTTATAA
- the mscL gene encoding large-conductance mechanosensitive channel protein MscL: protein MSMLQDFKTFALRGNVIDMAVGIIIGVAFGKIVSSFVNDVIMPPIGVMLGGVNFTNLAVVIQQETATQAEVLIRYGAFIQTIIDFLIIALAVFAGITAMNSMKKKEEAKPDTPAPVPEEVVLLREIRDAVKK, encoded by the coding sequence ATGAGCATGTTACAAGACTTTAAAACCTTTGCCTTACGCGGCAACGTAATAGATATGGCTGTGGGTATTATTATCGGTGTAGCTTTTGGTAAAATTGTGTCGTCATTTGTTAATGATGTCATTATGCCGCCGATTGGCGTAATGTTAGGGGGGGTTAACTTTACGAATTTAGCCGTTGTGATCCAGCAAGAGACTGCAACCCAAGCGGAAGTATTAATAAGATACGGTGCATTTATTCAAACTATTATAGACTTTTTAATTATAGCTTTAGCAGTATTTGCCGGCATTACTGCCATGAACTCAATGAAAAAGAAAGAGGAAGCTAAACCAGACACTCCCGCGCCTGTGCCTGAAGAGGTGGTGTTATTAAGAGAAATTAGAGACGCGGTTAAGAAGTAA
- a CDS encoding enoyl-CoA hydratase-related protein, giving the protein MVLTELNQGVLAISLHRPEKKNALSQQMYLDLVAALQRAEADDDIKVVLLGSSSDCFSAGNDLQDFLGAGALNSSHPTVIFLYQLARFTKPIIAAVDGLAIGIGTTALLHCDLVYVTDRVKFQLPFTALGLCPEAGSSVLLPQVAGYQRAAQYLLLGEAFGANEAVQMGLVNQVVSADKLTQLATEKAQTLAKLPAAAVLATKKLMRKQQQQLTLDTIATELEHFQQLLVSDDCQQRIKGFFRPKS; this is encoded by the coding sequence ATGGTTTTAACTGAGCTTAATCAAGGTGTTTTAGCAATTAGTTTACACCGGCCAGAAAAGAAAAATGCGCTGAGTCAGCAAATGTACCTAGACTTAGTTGCAGCGTTACAACGCGCTGAAGCCGATGATGATATAAAAGTGGTTTTATTAGGCAGCAGCAGTGACTGCTTTTCAGCCGGTAACGACTTGCAAGACTTTCTGGGCGCGGGGGCATTAAATTCGAGCCATCCTACGGTAATATTTCTATATCAACTCGCCCGTTTTACTAAGCCTATTATTGCTGCTGTCGATGGCCTAGCCATTGGAATTGGTACGACGGCTTTACTGCATTGTGATTTGGTTTATGTTACGGACAGAGTGAAGTTTCAATTGCCCTTTACGGCTTTAGGTTTATGCCCAGAAGCAGGGTCAAGCGTACTATTACCCCAAGTAGCGGGTTATCAACGTGCAGCGCAGTATTTATTATTAGGTGAAGCTTTTGGTGCGAATGAAGCTGTACAAATGGGCTTAGTTAATCAAGTGGTTAGCGCTGATAAATTAACGCAATTAGCCACAGAAAAAGCCCAAACCTTAGCGAAATTGCCTGCTGCTGCGGTATTAGCGACTAAAAAATTAATGCGTAAGCAACAGCAACAATTAACCTTAGATACCATAGCAACCGAGCTAGAGCATTTTCAGCAACTACTGGTTAGTGATGATTGTCAGCAACGAATTAAAGGTTTTTTTCGACCAAAAAGTTAA
- a CDS encoding ChrR family anti-sigma-E factor: MAHIIKHHPSTELLQQFTTGTLVADIALAIAAHVDMCPQCQQLSLDMANDIGTDIEQTVIDAPTGNEQNNWSAMLEAIMQQPVVTLNTAEPKPIAAVTVKVNQREFILPRALQRLATNHNKWLQLGGIASAKVPAGPGHHVSLLHIDKNTAVPQHTHLGLEITLILAGKIVDEDGEYGVGDLLVNSPDVTHTPRTLADEDCLCLSVLSAPLQFKKGLTRLLNPFQQFFY, from the coding sequence ATGGCTCACATAATTAAACATCATCCAAGCACTGAGTTGCTGCAACAGTTCACTACTGGCACCTTAGTGGCCGATATTGCTTTAGCCATCGCTGCCCATGTTGATATGTGCCCACAATGCCAGCAATTAAGTTTAGATATGGCTAACGATATTGGTACTGATATTGAGCAAACTGTTATTGATGCCCCCACTGGCAATGAGCAAAATAACTGGTCAGCCATGTTAGAAGCTATTATGCAACAACCTGTTGTTACTCTGAATACGGCTGAGCCAAAACCTATAGCAGCCGTTACAGTAAAAGTTAATCAACGTGAGTTTATATTGCCAAGGGCCCTACAACGCTTAGCCACAAACCATAATAAATGGTTGCAGCTTGGCGGCATTGCCAGTGCTAAAGTACCAGCAGGTCCGGGTCATCATGTGTCACTACTGCATATTGATAAAAATACCGCTGTACCTCAACACACCCATTTAGGCTTAGAGATAACATTAATATTGGCTGGTAAAATAGTCGATGAGGATGGCGAATATGGCGTCGGTGATTTATTAGTAAACTCACCCGATGTCACCCATACACCGCGCACACTAGCTGATGAAGACTGTTTGTGTTTATCGGTGTTAAGTGCGCCTTTACAATTTAAAAAAGGCTTAACTCGGTTATTAAATCCGTTCCAACAATTTTTTTATTAA
- a CDS encoding RluA family pseudouridine synthase: protein MPSLFNYQPPQQPWLDIVFADKDLLVLNKPSGLLSVSGRGAHLADSLLSRAQQQYGFAQIINRLDLATSGLVVIALRRKAERHLKQQFAERKVLKRYLAVVWGQVSHALGTVDLPLAAAGNDPPHNHVCFTHGKAALTHYRLLQQLSDRALIELTPITGRSHQLRVHMQSLGWPIVGDHFYASEPAIAAAPRLLLHAAHLQLQQPYSGEQLTFSANSDFVSASGKLMADFNE from the coding sequence ATGCCGTCATTATTTAATTATCAGCCACCGCAACAGCCTTGGCTGGATATTGTATTTGCAGATAAAGACTTGTTGGTGCTAAATAAACCTAGCGGTTTACTGAGTGTATCTGGCCGCGGCGCGCATTTAGCCGACAGCTTACTTAGTCGGGCACAACAACAATATGGTTTTGCCCAGATAATTAATCGCTTAGATTTAGCAACATCGGGCTTAGTAGTAATAGCACTTAGGCGCAAAGCAGAGCGACATTTAAAGCAACAATTTGCCGAGCGTAAGGTACTAAAACGTTATTTAGCGGTAGTGTGGGGACAAGTCAGTCATGCCTTGGGTACGGTCGATCTTCCTTTAGCCGCTGCTGGTAATGATCCGCCGCATAATCACGTTTGCTTTACCCACGGTAAGGCAGCCCTAACCCATTATCGACTACTGCAACAACTTAGCGACCGAGCATTAATAGAGTTAACCCCTATCACCGGACGTTCGCATCAATTACGGGTGCATATGCAAAGTTTAGGTTGGCCTATAGTGGGTGACCATTTTTATGCTTCCGAGCCAGCTATTGCCGCCGCACCACGACTATTATTACATGCTGCCCACCTGCAACTGCAACAGCCTTATAGTGGCGAGCAGCTAACTTTCTCTGCCAATAGCGATTTTGTTAGCGCATCAGGCAAATTAATGGCTGACTTTAACGAGTAA
- a CDS encoding RluA family pseudouridine synthase, with the protein MADAIDSLTKLQASSEDYDVLYQDDIVLVVNKPAKLLTVPGRHPDNHDCLISRVQREFLTASIVHRLDYDTSGIVIIPLTKRALSDISKQFQARTVQKHYIALVAGLVKANSQQIDLALAADMANRPCYKVCQLEGKPSTTDVKVLSRDSTKQQTRLQLSPITGRSHQLRVHMQAIGHPIVGDTLYAPDAVAAASSRLLLHAEQIQFLHPLTAQVLTITAPAAF; encoded by the coding sequence ATGGCTGATGCAATAGATTCGCTAACCAAACTGCAAGCAAGCAGTGAAGATTATGACGTTTTATACCAAGACGATATAGTATTAGTGGTTAATAAACCGGCTAAATTATTAACGGTACCGGGACGGCACCCAGATAATCATGATTGTCTTATTAGTCGTGTGCAACGTGAATTTTTAACCGCCAGTATTGTGCATCGGTTGGATTATGATACTTCAGGTATCGTGATAATCCCGTTAACTAAACGGGCCTTATCTGATATCAGCAAGCAATTTCAAGCTAGAACGGTACAAAAGCATTACATTGCGCTGGTGGCGGGTCTAGTTAAAGCCAACAGTCAACAGATTGATTTAGCCTTAGCGGCGGATATGGCTAATCGGCCTTGCTATAAAGTTTGTCAGCTGGAAGGAAAACCATCAACCACTGACGTCAAAGTGTTGTCACGAGATAGCACAAAACAGCAAACTCGCCTGCAATTAAGCCCCATTACTGGCCGATCGCATCAGTTACGAGTGCATATGCAAGCTATTGGTCATCCTATTGTTGGCGATACCCTATACGCACCAGATGCAGTGGCGGCGGCCAGCTCGCGGTTATTACTGCATGCAGAGCAAATTCAGTTTCTACATCCATTAACGGCGCAAGTATTAACCATTACCGCCCCGGCGGCCTTTTAA
- the cysK gene encoding cysteine synthase A, producing MANVYADNSLSIGHTPLVKLNRTIPSSSKGSANVYAKIEARNPSFSVKCRLGAALIWDAEKKGTLTAEHEIVEPTSGNTGIALAFVAASRGYKLTLTMPESMSLERRKLLKALGANLVLTEAAKGMNGAIAKAKEIAQSDPKKYILLGQFDNPANPQIHFDTTGPEIYTDLDGKVDVFIAGVGTGGTITGVSRYLKHEKKLNVLTVAVEPTESPVISQAKNGEDLTPGPHKIQGIGAGFIPGNLDLSVIDQVEKVSSEEAFAATHRLMREEGILAGISSGAALVAAQRLAEKPEYAGKNIVIILPSAAERYLSSALFADVFTEQELSV from the coding sequence ATGGCAAACGTTTATGCTGATAATTCATTGTCTATCGGGCACACCCCTTTGGTCAAACTAAACCGAACCATTCCTAGCAGTAGCAAAGGCAGCGCTAATGTCTACGCTAAAATTGAAGCCCGTAACCCTAGCTTTAGTGTTAAATGTCGCTTGGGTGCGGCCTTAATTTGGGATGCCGAGAAAAAAGGTACGCTAACAGCTGAGCATGAAATTGTCGAACCGACCTCTGGTAATACCGGAATTGCCTTAGCTTTTGTTGCTGCTAGCCGAGGTTATAAACTCACCTTAACTATGCCAGAAAGCATGAGCTTAGAGCGGCGCAAATTATTAAAAGCTTTAGGGGCTAATTTGGTGTTAACCGAAGCAGCTAAAGGTATGAATGGCGCTATTGCTAAAGCCAAAGAAATTGCCCAGTCTGATCCTAAAAAGTATATTTTGTTAGGTCAGTTTGATAACCCTGCCAACCCACAAATTCACTTTGATACCACCGGCCCTGAAATTTATACTGATTTAGATGGCAAGGTAGATGTGTTTATTGCCGGTGTGGGTACTGGCGGTACTATTACCGGCGTAAGCCGTTACTTAAAACATGAAAAAAAGCTTAATGTATTAACAGTCGCGGTAGAGCCGACCGAATCACCGGTTATTAGCCAAGCTAAAAACGGTGAAGACTTAACGCCTGGGCCACATAAAATTCAAGGTATTGGTGCTGGTTTTATTCCGGGTAACTTAGATCTTAGTGTCATTGATCAAGTAGAAAAGGTCAGCAGTGAAGAAGCTTTTGCTGCCACCCATCGTCTAATGCGTGAAGAAGGCATTCTAGCCGGTATTTCTTCAGGTGCCGCTTTAGTCGCCGCACAACGCTTAGCCGAAAAGCCAGAATATGCCGGTAAAAACATTGTTATTATCTTACCTAGTGCCGCTGAGCGTTATTTATCTAGCGCGCTATTTGCCGATGTATTTACCGAGCAAGAATTAAGCGTTTAA
- a CDS encoding AAA family ATPase, which yields MAFESTEHYIVSDELALAVNAAVTLEKPLLIKGEPGTGKTRLAEELAASLGTELIQWHVKSTTKAQHGLYEYDAVSRLRDSQLGSDKVQDIANYIKPGKLWQAFTATQRPVLLIDEIDKADIEFPNDLLHELDQMAFHVYETGEQIKAIQRPIVIITSNNDKELPDAFLRRCFFHYIRFPDADTLRAIVDVHYPHIQPQLLNVALETFFDLREMPGLKKKPSTSELLDWLKLLLAEDISAQALHDKQHKGGLMPMFGALLKNEQDVALVEKLAFMANRSGR from the coding sequence ATGGCATTTGAAAGTACAGAACACTATATCGTATCGGATGAATTAGCATTAGCAGTAAACGCTGCCGTGACATTAGAAAAGCCGTTATTGATTAAAGGTGAACCGGGCACCGGTAAAACCAGGTTGGCAGAAGAATTAGCCGCAAGCTTAGGCACTGAGCTTATTCAGTGGCATGTAAAATCAACCACTAAAGCCCAACATGGTTTGTATGAATATGATGCCGTATCCCGCTTGCGCGACAGCCAATTAGGCAGCGACAAAGTACAGGATATTGCTAATTACATTAAACCCGGCAAATTATGGCAAGCTTTTACTGCCACTCAGCGGCCGGTGCTATTAATAGATGAAATCGATAAAGCGGATATCGAGTTTCCCAACGACTTACTGCATGAGCTGGACCAAATGGCGTTTCATGTTTATGAAACCGGTGAGCAAATTAAAGCCATTCAACGGCCTATCGTTATTATCACTTCAAATAACGATAAAGAATTGCCTGATGCGTTTCTGCGCCGTTGTTTCTTTCACTATATACGCTTTCCTGATGCCGATACCTTAAGAGCCATTGTTGATGTTCATTATCCGCATATTCAACCGCAGTTATTAAATGTGGCCCTAGAAACATTTTTTGATTTACGTGAAATGCCCGGGTTAAAGAAAAAGCCTTCTACGTCTGAACTGCTCGATTGGTTAAAGCTGCTATTAGCAGAAGATATATCGGCACAAGCATTACATGATAAGCAGCATAAAGGCGGATTAATGCCAATGTTTGGCGCCTTATTAAAAAATGAGCAAGATGTCGCCTTAGTGGAGAAGTTGGCATTTATGGCCAACAGGTCGGGCAGGTAG
- the rrtA gene encoding rhombosortase — protein MFKKTTWHQPTWLAQSWPGFAWLSIIIVIAAILPQQIQQALVYQHSAIIDAEYWRLVTGHLLHSNTWHLVMNLAGLSLVMLLHGRYYSSSTIILYVGCTALGISYLLLWLAPDIQVYVGLSGVLHALLCIGAIKDMQQHEPTGKILFLGLMAKVGYEQWQGPDADLAQLINANVAIDAHLFGIVIGLLLALLLSLVAYFHRAYGRKFKRPPGR, from the coding sequence TTGTTTAAAAAAACAACATGGCATCAGCCAACTTGGCTAGCACAAAGTTGGCCTGGCTTTGCTTGGTTAAGTATTATTATCGTTATCGCGGCAATACTGCCACAACAGATACAACAGGCACTGGTCTATCAGCACAGTGCGATTATCGATGCTGAATATTGGCGCTTAGTCACTGGGCATTTATTGCACTCTAATACTTGGCATTTAGTGATGAATTTAGCCGGTTTAAGCTTAGTGATGCTATTGCATGGCCGTTATTACAGCTCAAGTACTATTATTTTATATGTTGGTTGTACTGCTTTAGGTATTAGTTATCTGCTGCTGTGGTTGGCACCCGACATTCAAGTTTACGTTGGGCTATCCGGCGTATTACATGCACTACTGTGTATCGGCGCCATCAAAGATATGCAGCAGCATGAACCAACCGGCAAAATCCTATTTCTGGGTTTAATGGCCAAAGTTGGCTATGAACAATGGCAAGGGCCTGATGCCGACTTGGCCCAATTAATTAATGCTAATGTGGCTATTGATGCCCATTTATTTGGCATTGTTATTGGGCTGCTGCTGGCATTACTACTTAGCTTGGTCGCTTATTTTCATCGCGCTTATGGCCGCAAATTTAAAAGGCCGCCGGGGCGGTAA
- the ggt gene encoding gamma-glutamyltransferase: MPSRFKHSFLALSFCFTASLTSFIAIAEQETREPEAGTGIYQQHLVTAQKYMVSAAHPLAVMAGQNILAKGGSAVDAAIATQLMLGLVEPQSSGLGGGAFMLYWQSSNQQLTSFDGREKAPAAATDKLFFDHDKVMDWREAYVGGKSVGVPGVVAMMEKAHQQFGKLAWADLFTDTINTAINGFAVSSRTASQLEKGWNKGIAQFAQSRQYFYPHGQVVKQGDTLTNPAYAKTLEVIASKGAAGFYSGEIAQEIANTVQNAKINPGQLQLSDLANYQTVQREPVCMLYRLYKVCGMAPPSSGGIAVMQILGMLEQYDLAKVAPDSVQATHLISQAAKLAFADRELYMADPDFVAVPVNGMIDRQYLAQRGKLIPSHKAGVKAQAGSPALAPAVAASEAIEFPNTSHLSIVDAQGNAVSMTTSIENVFGSGLMVAGFLLNNQLTDFSLQPTVNGQMVANKVQGNKRPRSSMAPMMVFDQHNNLVLVIGSPGGSRIINYVAQTIIAVLDWRMNMLEAIALPKFTHRNDYLALEKDTALQQQQAALEKMGYKVQLQDLNSGLHGIMITEQGLQGAADPRREGRAAGK, encoded by the coding sequence ATGCCGTCTAGATTTAAACACTCCTTTTTAGCCTTATCTTTCTGTTTTACGGCCAGCTTAACCAGCTTTATCGCTATTGCAGAGCAAGAAACCCGAGAGCCCGAAGCCGGCACCGGTATTTATCAACAACATTTAGTCACTGCACAAAAATATATGGTGTCTGCTGCCCACCCCTTAGCTGTGATGGCAGGGCAAAATATTTTAGCTAAAGGTGGCAGTGCGGTAGATGCAGCCATTGCTACTCAATTAATGTTAGGCCTAGTTGAACCACAAAGCTCAGGCTTAGGTGGCGGTGCCTTTATGCTGTATTGGCAATCAAGTAACCAACAATTAACCAGCTTTGATGGTCGAGAAAAAGCGCCCGCTGCAGCAACAGATAAGCTGTTCTTTGATCATGATAAAGTAATGGATTGGCGTGAAGCCTATGTTGGCGGTAAATCGGTCGGCGTGCCAGGTGTTGTTGCTATGATGGAAAAAGCCCATCAACAATTTGGCAAGTTAGCGTGGGCAGACCTATTTACCGATACCATTAATACCGCAATAAATGGTTTTGCTGTGTCATCACGTACCGCATCGCAACTTGAAAAAGGCTGGAATAAGGGGATTGCGCAATTTGCTCAGTCAAGACAGTACTTTTATCCGCATGGCCAGGTTGTAAAGCAAGGTGATACCTTAACAAACCCGGCTTATGCCAAAACCTTAGAAGTTATAGCCAGTAAAGGCGCTGCCGGCTTTTATAGTGGTGAAATAGCCCAGGAAATTGCCAACACCGTTCAAAATGCTAAGATAAATCCAGGCCAACTACAGTTAAGTGATTTAGCTAACTATCAAACTGTACAACGAGAACCAGTGTGTATGCTTTATCGCTTGTATAAAGTCTGTGGTATGGCGCCGCCAAGCTCAGGGGGTATAGCCGTAATGCAAATACTCGGCATGCTAGAGCAATATGATTTAGCTAAAGTAGCACCTGATAGCGTTCAAGCGACCCATTTAATTAGCCAAGCTGCTAAATTAGCTTTTGCTGATCGTGAACTTTATATGGCCGATCCAGATTTTGTGGCAGTACCTGTTAATGGCATGATTGATCGTCAATATTTAGCTCAGCGCGGTAAATTAATTCCATCACATAAAGCGGGTGTTAAAGCGCAAGCCGGTAGCCCGGCATTAGCGCCGGCTGTAGCCGCGAGTGAGGCCATTGAGTTTCCAAATACCAGTCACTTATCTATTGTTGATGCCCAGGGTAATGCCGTGAGTATGACGACAAGCATTGAAAATGTGTTTGGCTCTGGATTAATGGTTGCCGGTTTTTTATTAAATAACCAATTAACTGACTTTAGTTTACAGCCAACGGTTAATGGCCAAATGGTGGCAAATAAAGTTCAAGGCAATAAAAGGCCACGCTCATCAATGGCACCGATGATGGTGTTTGATCAACATAATAACTTAGTGTTAGTTATTGGCTCGCCGGGTGGCAGCCGGATCATTAATTATGTGGCGCAAACGATTATTGCGGTACTAGATTGGCGGATGAATATGCTAGAAGCAATAGCACTGCCTAAGTTTACCCATCGTAACGATTACCTTGCCTTAGAAAAAGATACCGCGTTGCAACAGCAGCAAGCCGCCTTAGAAAAAATGGGTTACAAAGTGCAGTTACAAGATTTAAACAGCGGTTTGCATGGCATTATGATTACAGAGCAGGGATTACAAGGTGCAGCTGATCCACGGCGTGAAGGTCGGGCAGCGGGCAAGTAA